A window of the Arachis duranensis cultivar V14167 chromosome 5, aradu.V14167.gnm2.J7QH, whole genome shotgun sequence genome harbors these coding sequences:
- the LOC107489921 gene encoding miraculin, with translation MRSLVFLFALLFALCTHPFLGEAQGGPIMELVIDTDNNTLQAGKDYYIRPVPTSPSIICRRPPCPVGPGFALQSTTPNKTCPLNVVVVRGTGQAVTFTPVNPKTNREIYTNSDLNIKFDVKSNCSESTVWKLVNDASSGQRIVTTGGVIGNPGKNTVNNWFQIQKDDNDYNLYFCPKVCETCKPVCGNIGVFQDSNGNSLVAITDKPYKVRFQPVSS, from the coding sequence ATGAGGTCACTAGTGTTTCTTTTTGCTCTTCTCTTTGCTTTGTGCACGCATCCATTtcttggtgaagctcaaggagGGCCAATCATGGAACTAGTGATTGACACAGATAACAATACTCTCCAGGCCGGCAAGGACTATTATATCCGCCCGGTCCCCACCAGCCCATCCATCATTTGTCGCCGGCCGCCATGTCCAGTTGGCCCCGGCTTTGCCCTTCAATCAACAACACCAAACAAAACCTGTCCTCTTAACGTTGTGGTCGTGCGTGGGACAGGTCAGGCAGTAACATTCACACCGGTTAACCCTAAAACAAATAGGGAAATCTACACTAACTCCGATTTGAACATCAAATTCGACGTTAAGTCGAATTGCTCTGAATCCACGGTGTGGAAGTTAGTGAATGATGCTTCCAGTGGACAAAGGATTGTGACAACTGGTGGTGTTATTGGAAACCCTGGAAAAAACACAGTTAACAATTGGTTCCAGATTCAGAAGGATGATAATGATTACAACCTCTATTTCTGTCCTAAGGTTTGTGAAACTTGCAAGCCAGTTTGTGGGAACATTGGTGTGTTTCAAGATAGTAATGGGAATTCGCTTGTTGCTATCACTGATAAACCATACAAGGTTCGGTTCCAGCCAGTATCTTCTTAA